The genomic stretch TGGCAAAAACCTTGTTATCTTCTCAATGAAGGTCATTATAAAACCTTTAAGGAATTGTTAGAAGAAACTCAATGGGAAAATTATGGAAATAAAAGCAATAATACCCAATGTGCCGATTGTATGGTACATTGTGGATATGAACCCACTGCGGCTGTTGATGCTATGAACCCTGCTAATATGGGCCGTGCTTTAGGTAGTTTGTTAAGTGCTTAATTAGTCTTATAATCAGGGAATGGACGCTATATTTATAGTTGCCATTCTCTGTTTCAAGTTAAGAGATAATGGTGAAAAATAATGATTTATTTATCAGATCTTAATAAATTTAATATTTTTATAGTCTTAATTTTGATGGCTTTATATGGAGCATCTACAATAATTTTGATCTTAGAAAAAATCTAAAATGGTTAATAATTCTGAATCTAGAGAAAGCAACAAAATTTTCGGTAGTTTAATTCCTATTATTTATAAAAGTAACTTATTAGCAACTGAAACAGAACCTAAATCTTTACCTATGTTAGATAAAATAAATCTAGATTTAACAGCAGATAAAATTTTTTCTTGGTTAAAAATAAAACCTTAATAAAAACATTATTATTTTCTTAAATTATTATGTTAAAATAGTAATATTGAGTGCCTAATTTTATATAAATCACTGCCTATATTAATTTTTAATCTCTCATGACTACCACATCTATTCTAACCCTTAGTCTCGCAGATTTTCTGAATAAATCCCAGATTGATGAATCACCCGCTTGGGAATATATTAATGGCAAAATGTTGCAAAAGCCTATGCCTCAAACTCACCATAGCCGACTACAACTTAAATTAGCGACCACGATTGAATTAGTTGCTGAACCTAATCAAATTGCCCTTGCTTTTCCTGAATTGCGCTGTACTTTTGGTGGACGTTCTATTGTTCCTGATATTGCTGTTATTCTTTGGGAAAAAATACCCTTTAATGAAGTAGAAGAACCTGAAAATAGCTCGTTCTTCTCTGCACCTGATTGGACAATTGAAATACTTTCTCCTAAACAAAATTCAACCAAAGTCATTGATAATATACTTTATTGTTTACAACATGGTAGCAAATTAGGATGGTTAATTGATCCTGATGAACGCTCAATTTTGGTCTTTCAACCAAACCAAACCCCAACTATTTATAGAAGTGACTTATTAGAAACTGAGACAGAGCAAAAAACTTTACCTATTTTAGATAAAATTAATCTAGATTTGACAGCAGATAAAATTTTTTCTTGGTTAAAAATTAAACATTAGACAAATAATCCTGATTAAATATTATGGTTAATTTTATTACACTCATTGCTTCTGAATTATCCCTTACTTCCCAACAGATAAAAAATGCTTTAGACTTATTAATAGAAGGTGCAACTATTCCCTTTATCGCACGTTATCGGAAAGAAAAAACAGGTTCTCTAGATGAAATACAAATCAGAGATATTTGGGAACGATATAATTATTTGATGGAGTTAGAGAAACGAAAACAAACAATTTTAGAATCAATTAATGCTCAAAATAAACTCACGGATGAAGTGAGAAACCAAATAGAAACTTGTTTACAAAAAAACGAACTCGAAGATTTATATTTACCCTATAAACCAAAACGACGTACTAAAGCAACTGTTGCTAAAGAAAAAGGATTAGAACCTTTAGCATCATTGATTAAATCTTTGAACAATCCTACCACAACAACTCTATCTTTAGAACAAGAAGCAAGTCAATATATTTCTGAAGAAAACGGAATTATAACTGTTCAAGATGCGCTCAATGGTGCTGCTGATATTTTAGCAGAAGAAACCGCAGACAAAGCTAATTTACGTGCTTATCTTCGAGAATATTTCATGAAAGAAGGAGTCTTTATCTCTCGTATAAAAAATGAACATCCTGAAGGCAGTACCAAATATGAAATGTATCGAGACTTTAGAATTGGTGTTCAAAAAATAGCTTCTCATAATATTTTGGCTTTATTTCGTGGAGAAGAAGAAAAAATAATTTCTCTTGATATTGAATTTGATGAATCCTTTGTTTTATCTTATTTAGCTTCTCAGGAAATTAAGACTAAAAACTCTCAAATTAAAGCTGTTTATCAAGAAATGCTTAAAGATTCATTTAACCGTTTAATTAAACCTTCATTACTAAGAGAAGTACGTTCAGATCGCAAAAATTGGGCCGATATTGAATCTATCAAAACCTTTGAAACTAACTTAAGAGAATTACTTTTATCTTCTCCTGCAGGAATGAAACCAACCTTAGCTATTGATCCAGGATTTCGTACAGGTTGTAAGGTCTCTATTCTATCAGAAACA from Aphanothece sacrum FPU1 encodes the following:
- a CDS encoding Uma2 family endonuclease, producing the protein MTTTSILTLSLADFLNKSQIDESPAWEYINGKMLQKPMPQTHHSRLQLKLATTIELVAEPNQIALAFPELRCTFGGRSIVPDIAVILWEKIPFNEVEEPENSSFFSAPDWTIEILSPKQNSTKVIDNILYCLQHGSKLGWLIDPDERSILVFQPNQTPTIYRSDLLETETEQKTLPILDKINLDLTADKIFSWLKIKH